The Paenibacillus sophorae genome has a segment encoding these proteins:
- a CDS encoding HAD family hydrolase, with protein MPLLHVNGISVPCKAILFDKDGTLLDLMEMWGTWAESVLRDMETHMALIGAGFTGDKNLLLGTVRDAKGRITGYDPGGPLPMATVEQTYGILAWQLYAAGVPWNDAIVRVMGIAKDAMNKLRERRAARPLPGLLPFLAQCAQASLRLGVVTSDESHTTAEHLEWLGISGYFGAVVTRDRVVKGKPAPEMAEAACRELGTLPEETVVIGDSNADMQMGRGAGLRLAIGISSAAGTAEHLADADTVVRDFTELTVSV; from the coding sequence GTGCCTCTACTGCATGTGAACGGCATTTCGGTGCCCTGCAAAGCCATCCTGTTCGACAAGGACGGCACGCTGCTTGATCTGATGGAAATGTGGGGAACATGGGCGGAGTCCGTGCTTCGGGATATGGAGACCCACATGGCGCTGATCGGCGCCGGCTTTACGGGCGATAAGAACCTGCTGCTAGGCACCGTGCGGGATGCGAAAGGCCGAATCACCGGGTATGATCCCGGCGGACCGCTCCCGATGGCTACGGTTGAGCAGACCTATGGCATTCTGGCCTGGCAGCTCTATGCTGCGGGCGTTCCCTGGAATGACGCGATAGTGCGGGTGATGGGCATTGCCAAGGATGCGATGAACAAGCTTCGCGAGCGCCGGGCCGCTAGGCCTCTGCCCGGGCTGCTGCCCTTTCTTGCGCAGTGCGCGCAGGCTTCGCTTCGACTGGGAGTGGTAACGTCGGATGAATCGCATACGACGGCCGAGCATCTCGAATGGCTCGGCATTTCCGGTTATTTCGGCGCGGTGGTGACAAGGGACAGAGTGGTCAAAGGCAAGCCGGCTCCGGAAATGGCGGAAGCCGCCTGCAGGGAGCTGGGAACCCTGCCCGAAGAGACCGTCGTCATCGGCGACAGCAACGCCGATATGCAGATGGGCAGGGGAGCGGGTCTCCGCCTAGCCATCGGCATATCATCGGCGGCGGGAACCGCGGAGCATTTGGCGGACGCCGATACTGTC